The following coding sequences lie in one Hippopotamus amphibius kiboko isolate mHipAmp2 chromosome 17, mHipAmp2.hap2, whole genome shotgun sequence genomic window:
- the SMARCD2 gene encoding SWI/SNF-related matrix-associated actin-dependent regulator of chromatin subfamily D member 2 isoform X1 produces MSGRGAGGFPLPPLSPGGGAVAAALGAPPPPAGPGMLPGPALRGPGPAGGVGGPGAAAFRPMGPAGPAAQYQRPGMSPGSRMPMAGLQVGPPAGSPFGTAAPLRPGMPPTMMDPFRKRLLVPQAQPPMPAQRRGLKRRKMADKVLPQRIRELVPESQAYMDLLAFERKLDQTIARKRMEIQEAIKKPLTQKRKLRIYISNTFSPSKAEGDSAGTAGTPGGTPAGDKVASWELRVEGKLLDDPSKQKRKFSSFFKSLVIELDKELYGPDNHLVEWHRMPTTQETDGFQVKRPGDLNVKCTLLLMLDHQPPQYKLDPRLARLLGVHTQTRAAIMQALWLYIKHNQLQDGHEREYINCNRYFRQIFSCGRLRFSEIPMKLAGLLQHPDPIVINHVISVDPNDQKKTACYDIDVEVDDPLKAQMSNFLASTTNQQEIASLDVKIHETIESINQLKTQRDFMLSFSTDPQDFIQEWLRSQRRDLKIITDVIGNPEEERRAAFYHQPWAQEAVGRHIFAKVQQRRQELEQVLGIRLT; encoded by the exons ATGTCGGGCCGTGGCGCGGGCGGGTTCCCGCTGCCCCCGCTGAGCCCTGGCGGCGGCGCGGTTGCCGCGGCCCTGGGAGCGCCGCCTCCTCCAGCAGGACCCGGCATGCTGCCCGGACCGGCGCTCAGGGGGCCCGGGCCGGCTGGAGGCGTGGGGGGCCCCGGGGCCGCCGCCTTCCGCCCCATGGGCCCCGCGGGCCCCGCGGCGCAGTACCAG AGGCCTGGCATGTCACCAGGGAGCCGGATGCCCATGGCTGGCTTGCAGGTGGGACCCCCTGCCGGCTCCCCATTTGGCACAGCTGCTCCACTTCGACCTGGCATGCCACCCACCATGATGGACCCATTCCGGAAACGCCTGCTtgtgccccaggcccagcccccgATGCCTGCCCAGCGCCGGGG GttaaagaggaggaaaatggCAGATAAAGTTCTACCTCAGCGA attCGGGAGCTTGTCCCAGAGTCTCAGGCGTACATGGATCTCTTGGCTTTTGAGCGGAAGCTGGACCAGACCATTGCTCGCAAGCGGATGGAGATCCAGGAGGCCATCAAAAAGCCTCTGACG caAAAACGAAAGCTGCGGATCTATATTTCTAATACATTCAGTCCCAGCAAGGCGGAAGGTGATAGTGCAGGAACCGCAGGGACCCCAGGGGGAACACCCGCAGGGGACAAGGTGGCTTCCTGGGAACTCCGAGTAGAGGGAAAACTGCTGGATGAT CCTAGTAAACAGAAGCGgaagttttcttccttctttaagaGCCTCGTCATTGAGCTGGACAAGGAACTGTACGGGCCTGACAACCACCTGGTGGAG TGGCACCGGATGCCCACCACCCAGGAGACGGATGGCTTCCAGGTGAAACGGCCTGGAGACCTCAACGTCAAGTGCACCCTCCTGCTCATGCTGGATCATCAG CCTCCCCAGTACAAGTTGGACCCCCGCCTGGCGAGGCTGCTGGGGGTGCACACACAGACAAGGGCTGCCATCATgcaggccctgtggctctacatcAAACACAATCAGCTGCAGGACGGCCACGAGCGCGAGTACATCAACTGCAACCGGTACTTCCGCCAG ATCTTCAGTTGTGGCCGACTCCGTTTCTCTGAGATTCCCATGAAGTTGGCCGGGTTGTTGCAGCATCCAGACCCCATTGTCATCAACCATGTCATTAG CGTGGACCCTAACGACCAGAAGAAGACAGCCTGTTACGACATTGATGTGGAGGTGGACGACCCGCTTAAGGCCCAGATGAGCAATTTTCTGGCCTCTACCACCAACCAGCAGGAGATTGCCTCCCTTGATGTCAAG ATCCATGAGACCATCGAGTCCATCAACCAGCTGAAGACCCAGAGGGATTTCATGCTCAGTTTTAGCACTGACCCCCAGGACTTCATCCAGGAATGGCTCCGTTCCCAGCGCCGGGACCTCAAG ATCATCACGGATGTGATTGGGAATCCTGAGGAGGAGAGACGAGCTGCTTTCTACCACCAGCCCTGGGCCCAGGAAGCAGTGGGGAGGCACATCTTTGCCAAG GTGCAGCAGCGAAGGCAGGAACTGGAACAGGTGCTGGGAATCCGCCTGACCTAA
- the SMARCD2 gene encoding SWI/SNF-related matrix-associated actin-dependent regulator of chromatin subfamily D member 2 isoform X2, with product MSPGSRMPMAGLQVGPPAGSPFGTAAPLRPGMPPTMMDPFRKRLLVPQAQPPMPAQRRGLKRRKMADKVLPQRIRELVPESQAYMDLLAFERKLDQTIARKRMEIQEAIKKPLTQKRKLRIYISNTFSPSKAEGDSAGTAGTPGGTPAGDKVASWELRVEGKLLDDPSKQKRKFSSFFKSLVIELDKELYGPDNHLVEWHRMPTTQETDGFQVKRPGDLNVKCTLLLMLDHQPPQYKLDPRLARLLGVHTQTRAAIMQALWLYIKHNQLQDGHEREYINCNRYFRQIFSCGRLRFSEIPMKLAGLLQHPDPIVINHVISVDPNDQKKTACYDIDVEVDDPLKAQMSNFLASTTNQQEIASLDVKIHETIESINQLKTQRDFMLSFSTDPQDFIQEWLRSQRRDLKIITDVIGNPEEERRAAFYHQPWAQEAVGRHIFAKVQQRRQELEQVLGIRLT from the exons ATGTCACCAGGGAGCCGGATGCCCATGGCTGGCTTGCAGGTGGGACCCCCTGCCGGCTCCCCATTTGGCACAGCTGCTCCACTTCGACCTGGCATGCCACCCACCATGATGGACCCATTCCGGAAACGCCTGCTtgtgccccaggcccagcccccgATGCCTGCCCAGCGCCGGGG GttaaagaggaggaaaatggCAGATAAAGTTCTACCTCAGCGA attCGGGAGCTTGTCCCAGAGTCTCAGGCGTACATGGATCTCTTGGCTTTTGAGCGGAAGCTGGACCAGACCATTGCTCGCAAGCGGATGGAGATCCAGGAGGCCATCAAAAAGCCTCTGACG caAAAACGAAAGCTGCGGATCTATATTTCTAATACATTCAGTCCCAGCAAGGCGGAAGGTGATAGTGCAGGAACCGCAGGGACCCCAGGGGGAACACCCGCAGGGGACAAGGTGGCTTCCTGGGAACTCCGAGTAGAGGGAAAACTGCTGGATGAT CCTAGTAAACAGAAGCGgaagttttcttccttctttaagaGCCTCGTCATTGAGCTGGACAAGGAACTGTACGGGCCTGACAACCACCTGGTGGAG TGGCACCGGATGCCCACCACCCAGGAGACGGATGGCTTCCAGGTGAAACGGCCTGGAGACCTCAACGTCAAGTGCACCCTCCTGCTCATGCTGGATCATCAG CCTCCCCAGTACAAGTTGGACCCCCGCCTGGCGAGGCTGCTGGGGGTGCACACACAGACAAGGGCTGCCATCATgcaggccctgtggctctacatcAAACACAATCAGCTGCAGGACGGCCACGAGCGCGAGTACATCAACTGCAACCGGTACTTCCGCCAG ATCTTCAGTTGTGGCCGACTCCGTTTCTCTGAGATTCCCATGAAGTTGGCCGGGTTGTTGCAGCATCCAGACCCCATTGTCATCAACCATGTCATTAG CGTGGACCCTAACGACCAGAAGAAGACAGCCTGTTACGACATTGATGTGGAGGTGGACGACCCGCTTAAGGCCCAGATGAGCAATTTTCTGGCCTCTACCACCAACCAGCAGGAGATTGCCTCCCTTGATGTCAAG ATCCATGAGACCATCGAGTCCATCAACCAGCTGAAGACCCAGAGGGATTTCATGCTCAGTTTTAGCACTGACCCCCAGGACTTCATCCAGGAATGGCTCCGTTCCCAGCGCCGGGACCTCAAG ATCATCACGGATGTGATTGGGAATCCTGAGGAGGAGAGACGAGCTGCTTTCTACCACCAGCCCTGGGCCCAGGAAGCAGTGGGGAGGCACATCTTTGCCAAG GTGCAGCAGCGAAGGCAGGAACTGGAACAGGTGCTGGGAATCCGCCTGACCTAA
- the PSMC5 gene encoding 26S proteasome regulatory subunit 8, giving the protein MALDGPEQMELEEGKAGSGLRQYYLSKIEELQLIVNDKSQNLRRLQAQRNELNAKVRLLREELQLLQEQGSYVGEVVRAMDKKKVLVKVHPEGKFVVDVDKNIDINDVTPNCRVALRNDSYTLHKILPNKVDPLVSLMMVEKVPDSTYEMIGGLDKQIKEIKEVIELPVKHPELFEALGIAQPKGVLLYGPPGTGKTLLARAVAHHTDCTFIRVSGSELVQKFIGEGARMVRELFVMAREHAPSIIFMDEIDSIGSSRLEGGSGGDSEVQRTMLELLNQLDGFEATKNIKVIMATNRIDILDSALLRPGRIDRKIEFPPPNEEARLDILKIHSRKMNLTRGINLRKIAELMPGASGAEVKGVCTEAGMYALRERRVHVTQEDFEMAVAKVMQKDSEKNMSIKKLWK; this is encoded by the exons CTGATTGTGAATGATAAGAGCCAAAACCTCCGGAGGCTGCAGGCACAGAGGAATGAGCTTAATGCGAAAG TTCGCCTGTTGCGGGAGGAGCTACAGCTTCTGCAGGAACAGGGCTCCTATGTGGGGGAAGTAGTCCGGGCCATGGATAAGAAGAAAGTGTTGGTTAAG GTACATCCTGAGGGCAAGTTTGTCGTAGACGTGGACAAGAACATCGACATCAATGAT GTGACCCCCAATTGCCGGGTGGCTCTCAGAAATGACAGCTACACTCTGCACAAGATCCTACCCAACAAGGTAGACCCACTGGTGTCCCTGATGATGGTGGAGAAGGTGCCAGATTCAACGTACGAGATGATTGGTGGACTGGACAAGCAGATAAAGGAGATCAAGGAAGTGATCGAGCTGCCCGTTAAGCACCCTGAGCTCTTTGAAGCGCTGGGCATCGCGCAGCCCAAG GGAGTGCTGCTGTACGGACCCCCAGGCACTGGGAAGACACTGCTGGCCCGGGCCGTGGCTCATCACACAGACTGTACCTTCATTCGTGTCTCTGGTTCTGAATTGGTACAGAAATTCATTGGGGAAG GGGCAAGGATGGTGAGGGAGCTGTTCGTCATGGCCCGAGAACACGCTCCATCGATCATCTTCATGGACGAAATTGACTCCATCGGCTCCTCACGGCTGGAGGGGGGCTCGGGAGGGGACAGTGAAGTCCAGCGCACAATGCTGGAGCTGCTCAACCAGCTGGACGGCTTCGAGGCCACCAAGAATATCAAG GTCATCATGGCGACTAATAGGATTGACATCCTGGACTCGGCGCTGCTCCGCCCAGGGCGCATCGACAGAAAAATTGAATTCCCACCCCCCAATGAGGAG GCCCGGCTGGACATTTTGAAGATCCATTCTCGGAAAATGAACCTGACCCGGGGGATCAACCTGCGAAAAATTGCCGAGCTCATGCCAGGAGCGTCGGGGGCTGAAGTGAAG GGCGTGTGCACTGAAGCCGGCATGTACGCGCTGCGGGAGCGGCGAGTCCACGTCACCCAGGAGGACTTTGAGATGGCAGTAGCCAAG GTCATGCAAAAGGACAGTGAGAAAAACATGTCCATCAAGAAGCTGTGGAAGTGA